One window from the genome of Fulvivirga lutea encodes:
- a CDS encoding ABC transporter ATP-binding protein, producing MESVLTINNLTKRYGRLVAVNDLTLEIKKGEVFGILGPNGSGKTTTLGMLLDVIRKTSGDFKWFGQPATKEMRKKIGAILETPIFYPYLSAVKNLEIVAEIKNAPKENIEPALKKVELFERKHDKFKTYSLGMKQRLSIASALVCDPEVMILDEPTNGLDPQGIAEIRELIKSIAKDGKTIILASHLLDEVQKVCTNFAVLKKGDLLYSGLVDDIDKGEVNVEVASDDPSLLEKLETCPFVARVSEDMGKYTALLKDDKLAADLNKYLFDAGIMVSHLVTMKKSLEKQFLELLAESDNA from the coding sequence ATGGAGTCAGTTCTGACGATTAATAATCTTACAAAAAGGTATGGGAGACTTGTTGCCGTTAACGACCTGACATTGGAAATCAAGAAAGGGGAGGTGTTCGGTATTCTTGGGCCTAACGGTAGTGGTAAAACTACCACATTGGGGATGCTGCTGGATGTTATCAGAAAAACCAGTGGCGATTTCAAATGGTTTGGTCAGCCTGCTACGAAAGAAATGCGCAAGAAGATTGGTGCAATTCTGGAAACGCCCATTTTTTATCCTTACCTATCTGCAGTTAAGAATTTGGAAATTGTGGCTGAGATAAAAAATGCCCCAAAGGAGAACATTGAACCTGCCCTTAAAAAAGTAGAACTGTTTGAGCGTAAGCATGATAAATTCAAGACTTACTCTTTGGGTATGAAACAGCGTTTGTCTATTGCATCTGCTTTGGTGTGCGACCCCGAGGTGATGATTTTAGATGAACCTACCAATGGGTTAGACCCCCAGGGTATAGCCGAAATACGCGAATTGATTAAAAGCATTGCTAAAGATGGTAAGACAATTATTCTCGCAAGCCATTTGCTTGATGAAGTGCAGAAGGTATGTACCAACTTTGCCGTATTGAAGAAGGGTGACCTACTTTATTCCGGTTTAGTGGATGATATCGATAAGGGTGAAGTGAATGTGGAAGTTGCATCTGATGACCCGAGTTTGTTGGAGAAATTAGAGACTTGCCCATTTGTAGCTCGTGTATCAGAAGATATGGGCAAATACACCGCATTATTGAAAGATGATAAACTAGCAGCAGACCTCAATAAATACCTTTTTGATGCAGGGATAATGGTTTCTCATTTGGTAACCATGAAAAAGAGCCTCGAAAAACAATTCCTTGAACTTTTAGCAGAGTCAGATAACGCTTAA
- a CDS encoding amidohydrolase, which produces MNLRHAFSLSLLIIGLYSCTTSDEKQYADTIYTNGNIYTADSSNSMVEAVAVKNGRIIATGQLAEVNKLKDNSTQSVDLNGATMTPGFIEGHGHLMGLGFNQLDVDLLAVRSYDELIEKIKEAVAKSQPGDWIQGRGWHQDKWNNEGLELIKGFPVHDRLSEISPDNPVFLKHASGHAALANYKAMQLAGVLPMSTESMKNLNVEGAEIVRDEQGNPTGVFIEPAAYELISDQITKNSTARYEKALELAIEASHKNGITGFHTAGIHPDTVDLFYKFKNDGRLKLRLYAMLSGWNRNLLNEWYEKGPDIDTTDYLLTIRSVKLNCDGALGSRGAWLLEEYTDRPGHYGHETLPMEFVYETAKNGLANGFQVCAHAIGDRANKEILDRYEKAFAEFPDVKDHRFRIEHAQHLHPEDIPRFGELNVIPAMQAIHMSSDRPWAIDRLGQKRIDEGAYMWRALIDSGAIIVNGTDVPVEPVDPLASFYASVTRKTLAGTPEGGYEPTQKMTREEALKSYTINAAYGAFQEDALGSIEVGKLADFTVFDKDIMTIPEDEILKTKVIKTIFGGEVVYENN; this is translated from the coding sequence ATGAATCTAAGACACGCCTTTTCTCTTTCTCTCCTCATTATTGGTTTATACAGCTGTACAACTTCAGATGAAAAACAATACGCGGATACCATCTATACCAACGGAAATATCTACACGGCTGATTCTTCCAATAGCATGGTTGAAGCGGTGGCAGTTAAAAATGGAAGGATAATAGCCACAGGTCAACTAGCAGAGGTCAATAAACTAAAGGATAATTCAACTCAATCAGTAGATTTAAATGGTGCAACCATGACCCCGGGCTTTATTGAAGGTCACGGGCATTTAATGGGCTTAGGTTTTAATCAATTAGATGTTGACTTGTTGGCGGTGAGATCCTATGATGAGCTAATAGAAAAGATAAAAGAAGCGGTAGCTAAATCACAGCCTGGTGATTGGATTCAAGGCAGGGGCTGGCATCAGGATAAATGGAATAATGAGGGACTAGAATTGATTAAAGGCTTTCCAGTTCATGATAGGCTAAGTGAAATATCACCTGATAACCCGGTTTTTTTAAAGCATGCAAGTGGTCATGCGGCACTGGCTAATTATAAGGCTATGCAGTTAGCTGGGGTATTACCTATGTCTACAGAATCTATGAAAAACTTGAATGTAGAGGGAGCAGAGATTGTGAGGGATGAGCAGGGTAATCCTACCGGTGTATTTATCGAACCAGCTGCTTACGAGTTGATTAGCGACCAAATCACAAAGAATTCAACGGCTAGATATGAAAAGGCGCTGGAGTTGGCTATTGAAGCTAGTCATAAAAACGGTATTACTGGGTTTCATACAGCCGGCATTCATCCTGATACGGTAGATCTATTTTACAAGTTTAAGAATGATGGTAGACTAAAGCTTAGGCTTTACGCCATGCTTAGTGGTTGGAATAGAAACCTATTGAATGAATGGTATGAAAAAGGTCCTGATATTGATACCACAGATTACCTGCTCACCATTCGCTCCGTTAAGCTGAATTGTGATGGAGCACTTGGTTCTAGAGGAGCCTGGTTGTTAGAGGAATATACGGATAGACCCGGGCATTATGGCCATGAAACATTGCCTATGGAGTTTGTTTATGAAACAGCAAAGAATGGTTTAGCAAATGGCTTTCAGGTTTGTGCCCATGCCATTGGCGATAGAGCCAATAAAGAAATCCTGGATCGCTATGAAAAAGCTTTTGCTGAATTTCCCGATGTAAAAGATCACCGTTTTAGAATAGAACATGCACAGCACCTTCATCCGGAGGATATACCGAGGTTTGGAGAATTAAATGTTATTCCCGCCATGCAGGCCATTCATATGTCGTCTGACAGGCCCTGGGCTATTGACAGGCTAGGCCAAAAGCGTATAGATGAAGGCGCTTATATGTGGAGGGCATTAATTGATTCAGGCGCCATTATAGTAAATGGTACGGATGTGCCTGTAGAACCCGTTGACCCTTTGGCCAGTTTCTATGCTAGTGTTACAAGAAAAACATTGGCTGGCACACCCGAGGGCGGTTATGAACCCACTCAAAAAATGACAAGAGAAGAAGCTTTGAAATCCTATACGATTAATGCTGCTTACGGTGCATTTCAGGAAGATGCTCTTGGTTCAATCGAAGTAGGTAAGTTGGCAGATTTCACGGTTTTTGATAAAGATATTATGACAATACCTGAGGATGAGATATTGAAAACAAAAGTTATAAAAACCATTTTTGGCGGTGAAGTAGTCTATGAAAATAACTAA
- a CDS encoding alanine racemase: MKITKPTLILNAAVCRANIARMVNKAQSQGLELQPHFKTHQSKQIGQWFQELGVYKITVSSLGMAQYFAASGWNDITVAFPCNILEIDAINELAKDIALTVLVDNSDIAELLNSQVRNSISVYIEIDSGGNRSGIKPHQLEKVRDLANQISASDKLKFKGLYSHAGHTYGAKGESEIQNLANKSIEQLSSLKQLLLSEYPHLIACFGDTPSCSVLDSFANIDRISPGNFVFYDVMQSEIGSCQLQDIAVTVACPVVSIKQEENQLIIYGGAVHFSKDHSGKYGYGQVVEFINNGWEIIEGATLIKVSQEHGIIQLEDGLTSEFKIGDVIGVLPIHSCLTAECLRSYQTLNGELMDHY; the protein is encoded by the coding sequence ATGAAAATAACTAAACCAACACTTATTCTTAATGCGGCTGTTTGCAGAGCAAACATTGCCCGGATGGTCAATAAAGCTCAAAGCCAAGGCTTAGAGCTTCAGCCTCATTTCAAAACACATCAGTCGAAACAAATAGGGCAGTGGTTTCAAGAGCTGGGTGTATATAAAATAACAGTCAGCTCATTGGGTATGGCGCAATATTTTGCTGCTAGTGGCTGGAATGATATTACAGTCGCTTTTCCTTGCAACATATTGGAAATTGATGCTATCAATGAATTAGCCAAAGATATTGCCTTGACAGTGCTGGTTGATAATTCAGATATTGCTGAGCTACTGAATAGTCAAGTTCGAAATTCGATATCTGTTTACATAGAAATTGATTCGGGTGGTAACAGGTCAGGAATTAAACCTCATCAACTCGAAAAAGTAAGGGATTTAGCTAATCAGATAAGTGCTTCTGATAAACTAAAGTTTAAAGGTCTTTATAGCCATGCCGGACATACGTATGGAGCAAAAGGTGAGTCGGAGATTCAAAACTTAGCAAATAAGTCTATTGAGCAGCTATCTTCATTAAAACAATTGCTGCTTTCTGAGTACCCTCACCTTATCGCATGTTTTGGTGATACGCCCTCATGCAGTGTTTTGGATTCTTTTGCGAACATAGATCGTATCAGTCCTGGAAATTTTGTGTTTTACGATGTAATGCAGTCTGAAATAGGCTCATGTCAGTTGCAAGATATAGCTGTCACCGTTGCGTGCCCCGTTGTCTCTATTAAGCAAGAAGAAAATCAATTAATTATTTATGGCGGAGCCGTTCATTTTTCCAAAGACCATAGTGGTAAATATGGTTATGGACAGGTAGTTGAGTTCATTAATAACGGCTGGGAAATAATAGAAGGAGCGACCTTAATAAAGGTATCTCAGGAACATGGCATCATACAATTAGAGGATGGCTTAACCTCAGAATTTAAGATTGGAGATGTGATTGGAGTACTTCCAATACATTCGTGCTTAACGGCTGAATGTTTGAGAAGCTATCAAACACTCAATGGAGAACTAATGGATCATTATTAA
- a CDS encoding TerB family tellurite resistance protein — protein MIKEQLNVLIQLAASDNNVADKEAKLIKMIGVSNGVPAEDIDEMLKNPRKPIGDLSTLTDDQKFEHLYHVVQMMKIDGQVFKSEIVFCEDIASRLGYKKGVIAELSSKIYSDPSITSDRDALKKKAQKYLA, from the coding sequence ATGATAAAGGAACAATTAAACGTATTAATACAGTTGGCTGCCAGCGACAATAATGTTGCTGATAAAGAAGCTAAACTGATAAAAATGATAGGTGTTTCTAATGGTGTCCCTGCAGAAGATATCGATGAAATGCTTAAAAACCCAAGAAAACCTATTGGTGATTTAAGTACATTAACGGATGATCAGAAATTCGAGCACCTTTATCATGTTGTGCAGATGATGAAAATTGATGGCCAGGTATTTAAAAGTGAGATTGTATTCTGCGAAGACATTGCTTCTCGCTTAGGCTATAAAAAAGGAGTGATTGCAGAATTATCCTCTAAAATTTATAGCGACCCATCTATCACTTCAGATCGTGATGCACTCAAGAAAAAAGCACAAAAGTATTTAGCATAA
- a CDS encoding head GIN domain-containing protein, whose protein sequence is MKKYILSLVIFSFAIGSFAQEVEERKLSSFDEVQVSQGIDAYLQKGTKESIKVEVKGIPLEDVLTEVFGDRLKVHLVRNRWRDYSVVVHITYVKLEEISASSAANVVGRNKIQSDRLILDVSSAADIEVDVEVNELTADASSSGDIEVSGKAKYFEVDASSAGGVDAYDLEAEIVRVDVSSGADARVYATKEIDAEASSGGSVRYRGNPGKSRSDTSSGGSVRKSN, encoded by the coding sequence ATGAAGAAGTACATATTAAGTCTTGTGATATTCAGCTTCGCAATTGGGTCTTTCGCACAGGAAGTAGAGGAGAGAAAATTATCATCTTTTGATGAAGTGCAAGTGTCTCAGGGTATTGATGCTTACCTGCAAAAAGGAACAAAAGAATCGATAAAAGTGGAAGTAAAAGGCATACCATTGGAGGATGTACTTACTGAGGTTTTTGGAGATCGTTTAAAAGTACATTTGGTGAGAAATAGATGGCGAGATTATTCGGTAGTTGTTCATATAACTTACGTAAAGCTGGAAGAAATTTCAGCAAGTAGTGCAGCAAATGTAGTAGGCAGAAATAAGATCCAGTCAGACAGGTTAATTTTGGATGTATCGAGTGCGGCAGATATTGAGGTTGACGTGGAGGTGAACGAATTAACTGCGGATGCTTCCAGCTCGGGTGATATTGAAGTATCAGGTAAGGCTAAATACTTTGAAGTTGACGCCAGTAGTGCAGGGGGAGTAGATGCCTATGATTTGGAAGCAGAAATTGTTAGAGTGGATGTAAGCAGTGGAGCGGATGCAAGAGTTTACGCAACAAAAGAAATTGATGCTGAGGCGAGCAGTGGTGGCAGTGTTCGGTATAGAGGTAATCCAGGTAAATCGAGATCGGATACCAGTAGTGGCGGCTCTGTTAGAAAGTCTAATTAA
- a CDS encoding DUF2062 domain-containing protein, which yields MANKFRKKIEEKILKPIIGFLKQGMTPTKLALSISLGFCFGLFPIVGITTLLCLIIAFVFKLNLAAIQLINYLVYPFQLVVLIPLIHLGSNMLGVNPIPYSIQEVMDLISEDWLKAVEMLWMATLMGMFAWLVTIVPASFIGYFILRSIFLKMAGKPSDD from the coding sequence ATGGCCAATAAGTTTCGCAAAAAGATAGAAGAAAAGATTCTGAAGCCAATCATTGGCTTCTTAAAACAGGGGATGACCCCAACAAAGCTCGCTTTGTCCATCAGCCTTGGGTTTTGTTTTGGCTTATTTCCAATAGTTGGTATTACTACTTTACTCTGCCTCATTATCGCCTTTGTCTTTAAATTGAATCTTGCGGCAATCCAGTTGATCAATTATTTGGTTTATCCTTTTCAATTGGTTGTACTAATTCCATTAATACACCTTGGTTCTAATATGTTAGGTGTTAACCCAATACCTTACTCCATACAGGAAGTTATGGATTTAATAAGTGAAGATTGGTTGAAGGCAGTTGAAATGCTATGGATGGCCACACTTATGGGAATGTTTGCCTGGTTAGTAACCATTGTGCCAGCTAGTTTTATTGGATACTTTATTTTAAGAAGTATCTTTCTAAAAATGGCAGGTAAGCCTAGCGATGATTAA